Below is a genomic region from Silurus meridionalis isolate SWU-2019-XX chromosome 10, ASM1480568v1, whole genome shotgun sequence.
ctttattataacttgagtaaaaaagtgtagtcagaacttttaccagaatctttttaaacatgaatatCTGCATTTCTACTGaatgaaggatgtgtggactcTAGATGAAATAAAATGCTCTCCTCACTTGaacgaggagacccaaacctgttcccgcATGATGATGCCACTGTtcacaaagccggctccatgaagatctactttacgTGGcctggagtggaaaatcttctgctatagagctctaaaacCATTGGGATAAACATGAACGCTGggatcctcacctcacctacatcagtacctgactttactaacacctttgtgtctgaatgaattttcacataatctagtggaacatcttcccagaagagtgaagttcattataacagcaaatggggactacatgtggaatgtgatgttgaAATGAGGAACGTAGAAATCTTACTGTAAGGTTTTTGACCATCGAGTGTATAGTGATTGAGTATCTACAGACTCCAGATGCAGTCTGAAACCTTTAATGTGTCTGATTATAGACAAAATATTGTTGATGTAAAATCACGTCCGATTTTAAAGATCAGACTGATTTACTCACtcgtacacttacacacacacacacacacacacacacacacacacacactcgcatgcttaaacacacacttacgcGCAGTGTTTGTTAACCAGCGGAAcgccttttttgttttttagtacAGCTCCATAAAAAGCTGGTGAAGAACAGATTGGCTGGAGCTGTACTCCCGCTGAGCCCAGCAAAGTGTGTGCCTGTGTTTACTTGTTTATTCACTGTAAGGGTCAAAGGTCGGCCCGGCTCTCTACAGGGAGAGGAAGTGTGTTTGGACGGCACGAGCGCCCGTCCTGATGAGCGCCGTAAaagttgaagtgtgtgtgagacgtgtGTTTGTTCTGCTCTCCATAAACGTTAAATAAACTTCACGATACCGCAGGAAAGATCACACGCGTGACTGTAGAACATCCCCAAGAACGAGCCGTGAACGAGGGAACGTATGACTCGCACTACTCTCAGAGCTGCTGTGctgaaaaacaaatcaacacctaatgaccaatcagaatccagaatacAATTAACAGAATATTTAATTGtagttaataaaagaaaaacctcGAGAGTTCTTTCATCGACGTTCCAGCAGTTTGTGCCAAAAACCAGGGATTTCATTGACATTGACAAGGTTTTGTTCCGATCTAATCGAATCCAATCTCCTCCTTTAatcagatacaaaaaaaaaaatcaacgcTAATGATATGGTTCTAGACAAAGTTTGACTTTTTTCACGTTATATATTTATGACATCTTCACGTGATCCGATGTTGATTAGAAACCTGATCAAATCTCTCACGTATACAAAGACGACTTGGTCAGTTTTCTCAATCGGTCCGTTCTGCATCTGCATCCCTCTGTCCCTCTCATccccccttcctcctcctcctcgtccaAACAACCCCCCCCTTCTCACCGCATTGTGTCCGAGGAGATTTTCTCCATTGAGGTCCAGTCTCTTAGGAAACCCCAGTCCTGCATGAaataagaaaagagagagagagagagagagagagagagagagagagagagatgggggagagagagatgggggagagagagatgggggagtGAAAAGAGGGGAGAGGAAAAGTAGGGGACAGAAGGAGAAAGCGTCAGTAAGGGTCGAGCTCAGACAGAGAGAACTCGAAGAGCGGAGCGGAAAATAAAGTCCAACAGAAGAacttgaagaagaagaaacaaagtgagaggagaagatgaagatgatgatgatgatgatgatgatggagactCTCACGATGTGAATCTGAGGCAGGGATCCAAACAACTTTCTTCAACAAATTTCTTTTCtcgtaacttttttttactttttttttataatctgtaTCGtgttttgatttattgatttgtcGTTTGAGTCTTCACAGATTTTCTTCACGTTGCGTTTCGGCTCTTTGTGTTCGAGCGAAAGGCGTTTTTTTGTTGAGGTTTTTTGCGCGAACCGGCTCTATTGTGCGACGGCAGCTGTGGGTGTCAGGACAGAGGCCTACTGCTCAAaaggaggaacacacacacacacacacacacacacacacacacacacactaacgcTCACCTCATCATCATGCATTTCATTGGTTACAGAGTAACACTGAGATCAGACTCGAGCAGATTAGACGTGTTTCCCTGGGGATTGATATCGTAGTAACTTTAGAATCTCAGATTGTAAAGAAGAACTCAAAAGGCCACATCGTGTTCAAGGTGCAGATGTTTGTCTCCATCCTGGAGCCGAAACCAGTGGGTCTTAAAAGGTTCTTTAtaggtatatttatttataggatCGAGAACATGGAGTgaactttttaaaaagtgcagATTTTTACATAATGTTTGAGCTGTTGAAGTTCTCGAGAACCTTTGTGTAACGTTTAAAAACGTTCCTacaactttaaaatgtttttaattatataaacattaaagcTTCTTTAAACCCCAAATGTTGAGTGAAAAACAAGAACATTACAAGGTGATTTTTAAGTagaaaaaatggttaaaataatttttaaaacttGACCTGGTTTAATTGGACCAAGATTCAATAAAAGTTACAATAACTAGCTTAGTTATTGTAACTTTTATTGAATCTTGGTCCAATTAAACCAGGTCaactttaaaaattattttaaccattttaaccattttttctacttaaaaatcattttaagtattattagtattataatttatgtttattagtgAGCAGATATTTTGTTGAGAATATTTTAGAAGATTATATAATATGGTGTAATGTATATGCAGCCAGGCCTGGAAACTACAGTTTCCAACTAAAATGTCTAACAAACACATCTGGaaatcataaaaacaacaaaaagaaaacggTCCTGAGGAAAAATCATGTACTTAGAATAAAAAGCAACAAAGCTCAGAATGTTAACTACACAAACTAGCTTTAAACcagctcactaacacactacacctccacatctaccGGTACATATCAGTGTAAAGTTTTATAACCATGTAAAAAAGTTAATCAGGGGATTTAGATTTCATCAAAAGTAGCACAACTCTAGAAATAAAATTAGCTTAAAAAAATTAGCATGTAAATGTAGAAGAGGTGGAAAGCTGAAGGGAACGTGTGCACAGGATGTGGGATACTGCAGATCTTCATCTCATTTAacgtaaatgaataaaaattcaGAGCTGCTTTGAAGGTGAATTcgattttttgtacattttgaagAGAAAATGACCTGCGAGTTATTAGACTTCTGATTTCGAATATAAACCTCTGGAAAGTTCATTTCTAACTTTAATGAAATCATATTTTATGATGTTTTGAATTTATCGACTTGTTACTTGTTGTTAGTTATTGACTTGTGTTTCCTGAGGAGCAGCGTTCCTCTGTGTATCCCTTTATATAACTCAGTGTAGATACGCTTATAAACCTGAGACTGTGTGTTTCTGGAACTTTAGTTGTTGTAGAAAGTTTATTAGCAAGACGTTAAACAGTGTCACTTTCATTTAACTCTTTCTTTTAATGTTTACTTTCTTCTGCATGATCCCTTCATCTTCATTCCGTTTATTACAAAAAGGGTCATTAAACCAttcaacagagagagagagagagagagagagagagagagagagagagagagagagagtggaaagATGGaagttcttgtgtgtgtgtgtgtgtgtgtgtgtgtgtgtgtgtgtgcgtgcatgcgtgcttTGATCTTTAGCTGTATGGTATTGAgtggtattgtgtgtgtttgagtgagtgtgtgcttgAGATGTGTTCAGTGACCCCAACATGAcagatcactgtgtgtgtgtgtgtgtgtgtgtgtgtgtgtgtgtagacctgGTTGAAAAGCTGTGATTATGATAGAATGATGTAATGATCGTGTTAAATAATGGTGTCACTCAGATCCTTCAGGTGAACGTTTCAGATGAGGGTGTTGATCAGAGGAGAGTAAATTGAATGAAATAGACTCCGAAATAGACTCCGCCTCCTCAGAACAACACACACCAGACACTTTCAGACTGAGACTGAGGTGCATAATGGataaagcctgtgtgtgtgtgtgtgtgtgtgtgtgtgtgtgtgtgtgtgtgtgtgtgtactctacAGCATAATGATGTGAATTAGatataaatctaaaatacaGATTGAGTCCAGATTACAGCCAGAGATCATTCTGTACAACACCGGATTGTAAAACACTGATTTGTGATGTAaaacatcatttattaattattcattatcattaaacatttattaattttttggttatttttctGGACTTCGAAAGTAAAACAATTGAACACGGTGTCAATATTTAATGTAAGAAAAATGgaacaaaaaggtttttttgcTGATTTGAGGGTTTTAGTctgacaagaaaaaaatgacaaatacagtattaaaaaaacagatttatttactaataaatttaataaataaataaataaatattaataatattggcTCAATTCTAAATCTGTTtgttgaaaaaattaataaaaacttttacatgTTTTCAAAATCTGGCCATCAGCGCCGGTGCTCCTGCTTATACACTTTTCCATTCCTGGtgattttattcctttattttctttaatcctttattttttcattcttctcctcctctcctttcatctcctctctcttctaATCTCACCTCTCCTTCACATTCTCACATCCCTTCTTTAATCCCGGGCCGCATATTTACTCATATACCCTTCTGTCTCCCTCTTTACTTTATCCTCCACTCAtcatttcctctcctcctcttctcctctcccCTTATCTTCTCCTCTCATCCTCTCCTCCtgtcctcctctcctcctcagGTGTGCAGGTGTGTTTCTGTTGGTCCGGAGCTGATTGTCCAAACGCAATTCTTGTCCCCATGTAACATCAGGAGTTGTGGATGGACATCACGCTCTGACCGACCTCAACTCCAACTCTACACTCGTTCACctccgagagagagagagagatagatagagagaaagggGTGTGGTTTGCATTTCTCACTTTCCTACTAAACACTTCAGTaggagagaatgtgtgtgtgtgtgtgtgtgtgtgtgtgtgtgtgtgtgtgtgtgtgtgtgtgtgtgtgtgtgtgtttgtgtggtgtgtttgtgtggtgtgtttgtgtggtgtgtttgcTGAGGCCAGGGGGTcacacacaaaaccaaagaaaaaggaaaagggcTGCGAATGAGAAAGATGAAGACTCGGatcaggaagagagagagagagagagagagagaaagagagagaggaaagaaagggagagagagagagagagagagagagagagagagagagagagagagagagagagagagagagaggagagagagagagagagagagagagagagagagggagggagagagagagagagagaggaaagagagggagagagagtaagagtgagaaagagagagagagagagagagagagagagagagagagagagagagagagcattaaTATGCTAATGGTATGAGCTGAGCACACAACAGACCCACTGACCAAACTAATcactactgcacacacacacacacacacgtaaatcccccacacacacacttatacatatacaaacacacacacacacacacacacacacacacacacacacacacacacacacacacacacacacacacaaacacacacacacacacacacacatacacacacatacctcaactccatcaataaaatgtttaatcataAAATTTTCTTATAGATTTatagatttaatatttatgttaataAATGATTTTGTTTCATCTAAAAGCCTTTTCTATTTTAATTCTatgaacatatacagtatatagtgcatgtgtgtgtgtgtgtgtgtgtgtgtgtgtgtgtttgtgtgtgtactttttttacttttgtattaCTGTTTGCTGCTGTTAAAATCTTTATGATATGACGTTTATGAAAATAACCAATAAACATTAAGTAATAAAGAtttccaataataataaagtgtgagatcttgtgttgtctttcaTCTTCATAAAACTATATACAatttatactgtactgtattgtactgtatttctcCTCTtcagacagactggttcaaactGGTTGAGATTCTGGTTCAGACTGGTTGAGATTCTGGTTCAGACTGGTTGAGATTCTGGTTCAGACTGGTTAAGATGTTATAGTATgttaaatacactatacacagaAATAAACCACACATAAATGTTACAGTGgataaatatacaattattagCATGCAATCATGAACATGTTACAACAGTATGGTACATAAAGACAGTAAAGCTCTACCAAGAACCAAACAAGGACATACACTGCAGGTTTGAGGAAACCTGACTAAGATTCTTGTGtgttcattttgaacatccaatttcacattcagtctccatgtgctgttgtatgaagctccactcttctgtgaagatgttacactcgattttgtggagatttgtggagcttcattcagccaaaagggtgttggtaaagtcaggtactggtgtaggtgaagaggcctgggtgcattcagcatttaatagagttggagctctataacaggagatcttccactccaactcatggaaagcagatcttcattttgattttgtgatgtcacaagggcattgtcatgctagaatgtgtctcccagttcaagtgaagggaaaaatgtcatgctggatccaaagatgtcctacacaAATGTGTCTACAATTTTGGAatagcagtttggggaagaatcacacagactggaaaagtcatgtatctgtatagtgtatttgtgACCAGCTGGTAGACTGTGATCCAAATGTTGACCCATAAGGATTTCAGTGAACCACACTGGCTGTACACTCTTAAAGATATGCTCTTTGGTCAAGGTGTATGGCTCCGTGAAGAACCGTTGCCATAAATGGAACCTTTCCATTGCACAAAAAGTTATTTGTAtaggttgaaaaaaaaacgttttatgtCAGGATCTTGGGGTCCTGTCAGATCTTTAATTGTCTTTCTGCATTGTCCACCAGATGTCCCCATTGTTCCCATGTTGGGTTGGGTCCTGGCACCAGTTAACGTTAATCATCACCACCTGTGTTTAATTTCCCCTGGTGTATTTAAGTTTCTTATCTTGCAGCTTCTTTGTTTGATAATCCCTGTGTCCTCAGCCTTGGCTTGAGCGACCCTTTTGTAAGGTTTTACCCCTTTTACTTTGAAAGACTGCTTTGTTTTCTAGAAGAATAGTTTTCTGAGAAGCTTTTTGCTTTTGAGCTGTGCATTATTTCAACCTGcttgcttaatttttttgtgttgttaaataaacatcttgAACTTTCAACCTGTCTGAGTCTGTCTCTGCACTCTGCTAACACACTCCCCTAACACATTCTAAAAGGCTTTAACAGTAATGCTGAAAGGTTTTTAAGGAACCCGAATGATTGGTCTGAGGAgtcactaaaaaaacaaaaactttcttTGGTTCATCCTGGCCTGATTCAGCaactgtagctcagtggttatgttGCTCAATGGTTCATTTCatttggaaggttgtgagttcagatTCCAGCACAGTCACTGCttggcccctgagaaaggcccttaaccctcgactgtttgttgtataaaaatgaacattttaacTTGCTCAGGATGTAatataaaacaagaaaatgtaaaataaataaaatataacaaaaacaaacaagaatctTTTTTCGCTTCTGTTGTAGATCCTCAGCTTCAGCCATTCACGTGCATTTTCATGTTAATCAGAGATTCAGCTACAACTTCCACAaacctttcattttatttcctctCTGGTCTGTAACGTGTTTATTCTCCTGATCTGTTTAAAATCTGTCCAAAACAAACCAATTCAAATAGCCTTATTATAATACACCATATGACCAACAGTATCTTTCttgttgaacatctcattccagtTTTATTTCCCGTGTTTGCTGTTAAAACGAGCGCCAGTCTTTCCACGAGACTTTAGAGTGTGGCAGTGGAGATTAGTGTTCATTCAGATCATGCAGATGCAGATAAACCAGCATTAATTAGTGACATTTGGTCTCCAGTTGATCCAAGGtgtttggtggggttcaggaggtcggggctctgtgcaggacactcgagTTCTTCTTCTCCAACCTTCATATCAACAACTATGTAATTATACTAAACCAGGAACAGGTTTGAGCTTCCTGAAGGGACATAGTGAAGCTACAGTGTACAGAGATGCTCTATAGAGCTGTGGGCTTCAGACTTCACAACATATGGGAAAGAACCTCATAGGGGTCGTTTATTAACATGtgtttatcaataaaaaaaagtaatgatttgAGTCTGAAAGCCACCGTTATGGAACCTAAACACTTTTCTACCTGGACATGACCCCGTAATCTCCACAAGAGCAGAATGTGTAGGATGAGTCCAGAACCCAAACCATGAGGTTTAGTCAGTTACATGTACAGAACAGGATTATTGTCTTGTCTCATGAGAACTTCTTTAGGGATATTGAGACAGGAAACAGACACTGAACCAGGGTACTGATAGTTCTGGGTTTGGATCAGTGTCCACACAATGCAGTCCTGTTCAGCAGAATTGTGTTGAAAAGGTGGATTTAATTCACATTGTTGTATTCACACGTGGGCTTTTTTGCGTTGACATGGTGCTGTTTGAGCTCCgagtttatataaatgaaataagtattttaagGTTGGAACAGAAATAAGACAGCCTAGTTTAGAACCGACAAAAACGATCTTAAACTAAAACAGAACCcaaacatttattacaaattaaagaGATTTTGCAGATAAATGGAATCTGAACTGCAGCTATAAAGTCCATCTGCAACATGAACAAAGACTAAATAGAATTTCAGAGAATTcaatttgttaatgtttttctaTTTGTCAAAATAAAACCACCGTAACTTAATCTATGCTATTTatatccaaaagtattgggacacctcacttttccagccacatgtagttcttcaccaaactgcgAATGCAAAGTTGTTCACAAGTAtgaatgctgtagcatgaatCTTCCCCTCCAGCAGAACAataccagctccatgaagatctgtttagcttgagttggagtggaagatctcccgctataaatctccaaccctactgaacacatttagggtgaattggaacgctgactgcatcccaggacTCATTAAACTACTAGAGCTCTCCAACAGAACTGCACTAGAGGAAGAAGATTGTCCCAATTATCATTGATCTTTAATTTCACATTTCCTTACGTAATGTTTTTGCTCTTCCACAGGACCATTTCAGCTCAGAGTTCAGCTCAACTGGTGAAATGCCTCATGTTGGTCTAAAAACTCTGGTGAGAAACAATGGCTCAGAAGCAGTGTGTTTCTGGtgctaatttaatttaattactacTTGTATTAGAGGAAGCAGTCAACTTAAAGACTGACGTAGAATCATGTAGTAGTTCATTCCACCAACACCTCAGATCACACCTAATACCAGGTAAGAGCAGAACCAATGATAATCATCTGACATGTCCAGATGCATCATCAGAAGGTGAAAGGCAACTGATAAAACCTGCACTTTGCTTGAGTGAAAGCTGGTTACTAAGGAGACACAGTGATGTGGTTTCTGAGGGTGTTTAAGAGTTGGGTTCtggttttagaaaataaaagatcTGAAAGAGCTCAAAGTAAAATCACATTAACCCAAACACTAATAACCAGGCAGAGAGCGTGAAGTTTCTGAACTGTGGGTTTATTAACATCGGTGAGCGTTTACTTCTTCTTGGACACACCGACGGTACGACCACGACGGCCGGTGGTCTTAGTGTGCTGACCACGCACACGCAGACTggggggagaaaaataaatataaattaataaagaacCTGGAACACCTGGAGTAATCTGTAGTCTCCAACACGAAGCACatggagaaataaaacacatcctCACCCCCAGAAGTGCCTGAGACCACGGTGAGCCCTGATCTTCTTCAGTCTCTCCAGATCTTCTCTCAGCTTGTTATCCAGACCGTTGGCCAGAACCTGAAACACACCAAGGAGTGAATATACATGTCCAATATAACTTCACACACCTAttacacagaacacacacacaccagaaccTACAGGTCTTAATGCTGACATGTGGCCAAATATCACCTTTATTACTATACACTCGTCTTTCTGATGAACTTTAACAAAACAACTCCATACCCTTCTGAAGCAGGCTGTACTAAGACTGGACTGATATATCGAAACGATGAATATCACGATAAACGATTTCATGATACAttactgtgtttatttatgtccatttttaataattagaaCACTAAAACAGGCACCATTGATTTCACAGGATTTAATAAAACTCAATTTATGCATAAAAAGAAGTTACAATAGATTTAACTTTATAGTTTAACAGTTTGTTGTTCCATTAAAAGCGTTTCAGGTGTTTGagtatcatgttcatgtttttgagaCATCACCCAACCCcagatattttaaatgtatatatataatttattatattcctGATCCTGTTTATAATTACTACATTAATCCAGCCATAAGTCGAGATAATGAAATGTTCTTCTCCAGCACCAAAAACTAAACTTCACCAATCTACACGTCCTCAAAcccgataaaaaaaaaaggtcacactTTATCCGATTCTAAAACCAGGAGAATCAGATCAACATCAGCCCAAAGAGATCAAACATCTCACTTACTTCCTGCTGACTGTTTTCtcataaaaagaagaaatgatcTTCCAGAGACCCAAGCTCCATGTGTGATCTTACTCTGAGGTCACACCAAAAGTTCTGTTCCATCAGCCCCAACACTGCAGATCACCACAATCATCACTGAATGGAGGAAACCTCATCTCTCATACCTGGCTGTATTTTCCATCCTTGACGTCCTTCTGCCTGTTGAGGAACCAGTCTGGGATTTTGTACTGGCGAGGATTCTGCATGATCGTCACCACCCTCTCGACCTACGGAGATAAAAACATTCCATCAACATTTCCATCATCATCCATCGTACTTTTATCGACCTCACACTCTGATGTCGTACCTCATCCTCAGTGAGTTCTCCAGCTCTCTTGCTGAGATCAATGTCGGCCTTCCTCAGGACAACGTGGGCGTACCTTCTACCGacaccctgcacacacacacacgcctcagCATCAAGGAGAACACAGatgaacagaataaaacacttatcAGAAGCGAGCGTTTGGTCAGACCTTGATGGCGGTGATGGCGAAGGCGATCTTCCTCCTACCATCGATGTTCGTGTTGAGAACACGAAGGATGTGCTGGAACTTCTCGGGAATGACGAGAGACTGCGGGAGGAAGAACAGAGCAGACTGGAATGAACTCCATGACGTCTCAGAAGTTCACAAATCAGAAACCAGTGTGTGGGTCACATGACCACCAGGGCTACTCACTCAAGGTTTAAATAAGTGTTCAGAGTACAGGAACATAGTGTAACTCTGGTCGCCATGGTTTCACACGTTCTCACAAATCATTTCATTCACCTTTTTCCCCCTACACCCCATCCATAAACCAGTCCTCCTTCACACCaagcattgtgggtaatattAAATTTCTAACATGGTGAAGTAATCAGGAAGAAGGAGAGCGAGAACCATTGAGAACCTGAGTCTGAAATACTACTGAAGATAGACAGTAGATGAATTGGGACGTGGCCCAGAGACACATTTTCTTAGTCAGAACCCTTTTACACATCTTTAGAAGTTTCACCAGGAAGACAGAGATCCTGAACAGAAGAACCAGAGTCGCTCCAACAACATGATCTCAGATACTACAACACTTTTACAGCTTAGGAAA
It encodes:
- the rps18 gene encoding 40S ribosomal protein S18; the encoded protein is MSLVIPEKFQHILRVLNTNIDGRRKIAFAITAIKGVGRRYAHVVLRKADIDLSKRAGELTEDEVERVVTIMQNPRQYKIPDWFLNRQKDVKDGKYSQVLANGLDNKLREDLERLKKIRAHRGLRHFWGLRVRGQHTKTTGRRGRTVGVSKKK